DNA from Candidatus Woesearchaeota archaeon:
TGATGGGCATGCTGGCGATTTGGGTGGTGAACATTTCGCGCCGCACACCGTTGACGTGCGCGGAAACTTCGATGAAGCACGGCGCCGCGTAAGTTATTTTTCGCAGGCGCGACTCAACCGGAAAAATGTTTTTCTTGGAGCCGTCAGCTTCAGTAATGGTTGGCTTTTCCAGCCAGATTTTGTCAAGCACAATTTTGAATTCGTCAATGTTATGGGGAATAATGGTGGGAACGATGTCCTTGTTTTCCTCGACAATGCGCTGGAGCTCAAAATCAAGGAAGTTGTTAAACGACTCAATGTCAGAACCAATCAGGCTGTTTTCCTGAAAGTATTTCGTGAGCAGGACGTGGCTGTACTTACGCATGCACAACCCCCCGGTAAAAAATCGCATCGCCCGCGGTTGGGCTTTTGCGGAGAATCTTGACGACATCGCCTGGCTTGACACTTAACGGTTGGATGGCAGGGTCGGTCGGCAGAATTTTTGGCAGGTCTTTCAGCGTGATGTGGTACGTTGCAAAGAGCTCCTGCTTGTCTTTGTCAGAGAGCTTCTGGTGCTCAGGAATCAGCACGTGATTCGTGACGGAAACGACAGGTGTTTTTTGTTTTCGTAGCATGTGCTTCCTTCCCTATCTTTCTTAAAAATGCAACGGGCCGGACGAGACATTCATCAGCAGATGTGCCGTGCACACCACTGAATTTGAACTCGCGACCACTGCATCGCTTCCAAAACACCCCTTCGTGTTTTTGTTAAAAGTGCAGTGCTCTACCAGGCTGAGCTACCGGCCCATAGCATATGAATAAAACGCCCTGGCCGGGACTTCCATTCGGTATGTCGCCGGTAGTCAGTTGCTTGTCGTCGACAAACGATACCGACCAACGACAAACGGATTTTGAACCCGGGTCGCAACCGTGACAGGGTTGCGTGCTAGACCGGACTACACTACCAGGGCATTTGAACAGTATATGCTTCCGTACAGCCTGCTGACAAGCATTCGAGTGGTTGTCGACAAAAAGCTGTAAGAAAGATTGAGCTCATATAGGTCAAAAACAAGGAGGTTATTTATAAAGTTTGTGGTTTTGGCGGTTGGCGTGATTCACTTCAACACATTATATAAGTCAGTATCCTGTTCAAGGATCCTTCGTGCGCGGTAGACGCGAGACATCACGGTGCCGTCAGGTAGGCTCAACGCTCTGCCCGTTTCGTGATAGTGAGATTCACCAAAAAAAGTGAGCCATGCTGTTGCGCGAAAATCACCGGGAAGTTCGCCAACCGCACGCTGGGCACGTGCCATGATTTCTCGCCGAGCAACAATGGTTTCAGGTGTCTCTGGATGGCTTGCTGCATGGAATTCAGGATCTTCATCCGACGTGAAACGCTCCCACTCAATCTTTTTCTGGTGATGATGGTTAAGGAATGAGCGGACAGCAATTTTGTACAGCCACGCGCGGAGATTAGTGCCAGTTTTGTAGCTATCGTGAAAGCGGGCAACTTTGACAAATGTTTCTGAAAGAATGTCATCTGCATCAGCCCGATGAGCTGTTTGTTTGAGCAAATAAGCGTAGAGCTCGTCTCGGTACTGGCCAAACACGGCACTCAGAGGTTTGCCGTCTAAGAAAATAGTTTCTTTAGTTTTTGTGGAACGAACCCGATCATCAAGCGCAGCACATTCATCAGATACCATCGGGGCGAGAAAGAAAGAGGAGGTATAAAAACATTTTGAATTGGTGATTAGATCATCCCTTCAATCGCGTGCAGACCTCATGTACCCCCAGCAGCTCTTCAGTGCCGGACAGCATGTCTTTCAGCTTGACTTTGTTCTGCGCAAGTTCCTGCGCACCGATAATAAGAACATAGGGAATGCCGAGCGCGTTGGCATAGTCCAAATTTTTGCTGATGCCTCTGCCGATGATATCGATGTCAGCGTTGATGCCCTCTTTACGGAGTGTGCTCAAGATGGTGAGAGATTCATTGAGCGTTTTGATGGGGATTAAAAAAACCTGCGTCACGGATTTTTTCATAGGCTCTTTTTCCGCGGCACGGATTATTTTTAGCTGCTCAACAATCGGCTCAATGCCGAAACTGATGCCCACTGCAGGATATTCGCCGCTGCCCAAAAAGGTGCCAATCATTCGGTCGTAGCGCCCACCGCCGGCAAGAGAGGATTTCACGTCGCTTTCAGACGAATCTTTGAGGAACACCTCAAACACCGGGCCGGTGTAGTATGCCAATCCGCGGGAAAGCGTCGGCTCGAATGATACATTTGCCTCGTCACCGAGCCGGTCAACATAGGCAAGGAGCTCTTCAATCTCGCGCAGGCCTTCTTGTGCAGCGGGTGTGGTAATTTTTTCGCGGAGAATGGCAATCTTGTCACTGTTTTTTCCGGGCAGTGTCAGTAAGGAAAAGAGTTGCTCAACTTGAGTGGGAGAGAGCCCTTTTTGTTTCAGTTCTTTTTTTACGTCAGCAGACCCAATTTTTTTGAGTTTGTCAACTGCCACGAGCACATCGACATTTTTTTCAGTGAGTCCGAGAAACGCGAGCAAGCCATCGAGAAATTTTCGGTTGTTGATTTCTATGGTCACATCGAAGTTTATTTGGTGGAAGAATTTTTGGGCAAGCACCACCAGCTCGGCATCAGCCAGCATATTTTTTGTGCCAACCACATCAACATCACACTGCCAGAATTCGCGGTACCTCCCGAGTTTTATCGGGCCGTCGCGAAATACTGGGCCGATTTGATAGCGCTTAAACGGAAGTTTGAGCGTTGGATTCATGCCAAAAAAGCGTGCAAAGGGAACGGTGAGGTCGTATCGAAGGCAGAGATCACGCTCGCCTTGATCTTTGAGAGTGAATGTTTCTTTCAAAATTTCTGCGCCGCCGGCATATTTTGATGCGAGCACGTCATACCGCTCGAGAATGGGCGTTTCCAGCGGAGAAAAGCCGAACTGCTCGAACAAGCGAACCAGCGTGGCGATTAGTTCATTGCGCATAATTTTTTCTTCCGGCGGAAAGTCCCGCGTGCCGCGGGCGCGCTGGAGCTCAAGTTTTTCAGGCATGGTTTTCACGTGGTGTTCTGGTTTTTATATAGTTTGTGATGGGTTCAGTAAGACACGATAAAAGTCGCGCTTAAAGCGTTCCGCGTCAATGCTTAACACAAGATTGCAGTTTGGTTCTTTAGTCGGCCGTTGGCGCAGGTCAGCAATGGACATGCCTTTCGTGAATTCACCCCGCGTCTCAACGCGCACATATGCAGATTGCTGATTGGTAATGTATGTTGGATCAATTCCGATTCCGACAGCAACCGGATCGTACAATACCCCGCCGCCAAGTCCTTCATTGGCGAGATAGTAGCGAACATAGTCCGCAACAAGCTGACGCAGGCAATTACCCTCATCCGTTGCAGGAAATGAGGCAACCTCAGTAGGAGTCATGACTGCTTGCCTGCATACATTAACAGGGACGAGTGTCTTCGGTGGCCCATCCGCGCTCATCACATAATCAGCGGCTTCTGGATCACAGCAGAAATTAAATTCGCCAACAGCAGTGGTGTTGCCGTAGGTGTTAATGGCGCCACCCATAATGACAAGATCTTTCAGCTGCGCAAATGCAGACGGCGATTCAGAAGCGAGGTTCGCCACATTCGTCAAGGGGCCAATGGCAACGAGCGTTATTTCATATGGATTTTTTTGTATTATAGAAATAAGTGCGTCAAGCGCGTCGCCTTGGATGCGGGCTGTTGGTTCTCCCTGAAAAAAATCAAACCCACCAACCTGAGACTGAGCAACAAGCGGACAGAGTTCTCCGCAGAGTTGTTTTTCAGCACCCTGATACACGGGCACTGTTCCGCCGAGCATATCTGAAAGTATACGCGCGTTTCTTGTTGTTTGCTCCAGCGAAAGATTGCCAAAGACAGTCGTCAGTGCACGAATGTCAACAGTGCCTAACTGCGCCGCGTACAATATTGCCAACGCGTCATCAACGCCCGGATCGGTGTCTATAATTATCTTTTTCATGGTTTCTCCTCTTGGGTGTTTAAACAATAATTCACCGCCACAACGGCGTTTACCTTAATCGTATCAATAAGAGGAACGCTCACATCATCCTGCGAAATCAGCAAAGGCAAATCCGTGCAGCCGAGAATAACGGCTTCAGCACCGTCCAATTTCAGAGAGTCAATTATCAGGAGAAGCGTTGTTTTGTCGCCCTCTGTTTTTTTGCCGTTGAGAATATTCATGATTATTTCGGTAATCATCGTTTGCTGCTTTTGTGTTGGCTTGATGATGGCAACATTTTTTTGTTCCAGCTCAATATCAAAAATGCGCGCGTTCATTGTCGCTTCAGTTGCCAGCAAGCCGACCGACTTGAATGGTAAAGATTTTGCTACTTCCTCTGCAATGCTGAGAATCGGAATGGCTGCGAATTTTCTCAACTCCGGCAAAAAACGCTGGACCGTGTTGCAGGCGATAATGACAAAATCTGCGCCGGCAGTGGCGAGCTGTGCAATGCCTTCGTTGAGAAGGATCATGGTTTGCTCCTCATTTTCAACGCGTTCAACAACATCAGGAATCGGCTTGCTCACGATGATGATTTCGGGAAAATCCGCATCGTATTTCGCTCCGTATCGCTGCTGGAAAATACGAATGATTTCCAGATAGGTAGCTGCCGTTGCTTCCGGCCCCATGCCACCGAGGATGCCGATGGTTTTGTAGATGTTGCACTTCTTTGTGGACACTTTTGAAAAAGAAAAAAGAGGAGGCATTATTTCACCTCCAAAAGATTTTGCATGCGAACCGCACATCCAATCAACGGCTCGTCTGGCTGGCGAAACGGCGCAAGGTATTGCCGCACGTACGCGGCATATGGTTGGTTGGCAAGCTTCTCCTCCACAACTCCTTCAGCATCTTTTGTGGTGATAGATGATCCATCGTCTGCCAAATAACCTGGCTTGCCCGTTGGCGGCAAAGGCGAACGAACTGAAAGATAGGGCACACGCATGCATTCAGTTGCGCCAAGAATCACAGCGTCGAAATCACGCTCGCTCTCCGGACCGAACTTTCCCTGCACAAGCTGTGTTGCAAGAAGGTATAACGCCTCGGCAGTCTCCAGTGGCAGATAAAATCCACGAAAAGGGTTATCAGCCGGCGGACTGATTCGCGCAACAAGTTCAGGACATTCTTTGGTTAAGCGATCCACATATTCAAGCGCACCATCAAGTGCGTTCACATACGATTCATCTTGACGAAAGACCATTCGCGAGTCAAGATATCGTGCGGTAATACCGCTTGCCTGAATAAGCCGCTGCAAATACTGCGCACGTTGGTCACAATTTTGGCGAATGTCACTGCGTTCCGGCTGATTTTGCTCGTCAACAAGAATCTCGAGCAGCTGCTTTCCGTTGATTGTTGTTGGCAAACGCTTTTTTGGCGTCTTGTTGACAATCCAATAGCCGCTGGCATCCCAGATAAACCATTCAGCGCCGGTGAGTTGCTGAATGCGCTTCATCCATGAAAAATAATCCAGCATATCAAGACGCTCGCCACGTTCTGCAAGGAAACGATTATAACCAAAACCCATAAAAAGTTTCTTAGGCATATCACCGCGTGCGAGGGCATTTTTCTCAAAATCAAGCGCCCGAAGTTCAGCAATGAAGACCGGGCGCAGGGCGCTCCATAATTGATTGCTGTCTGCCTTTTGTTGATTGCTGTTCTGTTTGTTCCATCGTTTTCATCTCCTCGTTTAACGCCCGCCGGCTTTTTTGTTTTTGTTTTTTTGGTTTGATTTTTTTTGCTGTTTGTTTAGGTTCACCGCAGGGATTCGCACCCTGTCCTCCAGCTCCACGGGCTGGCGTGCGGCTGATACACCACGGTGAACATGAGCATAGCTATCGCTACAGTTTTGTTTGAATTTTATCCGATTAGTTTCTGAACAAGTCAGAAAAATTAGGGTGGTTGAGAATAGGTTGGAGGTCTAGCGCGGCGGCCAGCTATGAAAGAAGCAAAAACTAATAGATGAAAAAACGAGTGATAAAAAAGAAGTGCAACTATCAGAAAAGCGATTTTTACCGACGATGAAGACAATCACCGAGTGTCAGGTTAGGTATCATTTTAAGAGTGGAAAGTAGAGTAAGTATTTAATCCTTTCGGTTTAGTAGAGTTTTTATTTGCCAAACTTACTCATCCCACACGTGCGACTCCACGCACTGGCCATGCTTGCACTCTGAATCCAGCGGGCATTTCACATCCGATGAGATAAGAAAATGCTTTTTGTCTTTTTGGTCGAAGGTGCAGGCGAACAGGCGCAGCGTGCGCTTGGTTACGCAGAGGTCAGACATATACACCGTGCGCAGGTGGCCTTTGTTCACCACAATTGAAACCTCGCCGGCGCCGAATGTCGAGCGGTCTTTGCAGGAATAGACTTCTTGGTGTTTTGCGCCGCTAAATTCATCGCGTAAGTTTTGATGCACCTCATCAACAACCGTCCCAGTGAAAGATGATGCACCGAGAAAAAGCATGGTAAAAAAGAGCGAGACAACAAAGAGAGTGATGAGTTTTTCGCGCATGCGCACTACGGATGAAATGGAGAATATAAAGGTTATTGAATCGGGCCAATTTCTGTGTTCAGTTTTTTAATTTCACGCACTGCAGCGCCGGCGTAATCAATCGAACCAAGAAATATAGGATCGATAAAATCGATATTGGCATGCTCTTTTCTCCACGCTTCGGCAATGCCGGATGAAGAGTTGATTCGACAAATTCGCAAATCATAGCCAACACGACGAAGAACATCAGCAACTTCAGCAGCCGAGCCGCCCTGCGCACCGACACCTGGAATGAGAAGTGGGATTTCTTTGCCGAATTGTTTCAGTTCTTGCGCAATAGTTTCAAGGTCGTGGATGCTCGTGGCGCCAACAACCGCACCAACGCCCGGAACATGCCAGTCAGAGCGAATAAGATTGGCAACTGAATGATACAATGATGCTGGCAATCCGGTTTCTTCGTCTCGGACTGGCAAACCCTGAAGTTCATTCGCACTTGGATTTGAGGTTCTGCACAATATATACACTCCCTTACCACCTTTCTCCGGAGCGCAGTATGCAGCAAAGGGTCTGATGCTGTCGCTGCCGAGGTAGGGATTAACCGTGAGCGCATCAGCACGTTTCAATTCGAAATCACCGTAGGCATATCGTTCTGCGGTCTTGCCGATGTCGCCGCGTTTTGCATCAAGAATGAGCGGGATTCCTGCGTCTTGATAATAATCAAGAATCGCGCGAAGAATCCCAAGACCGCGAAGCCAATCGTGCGTTTCGCTCATGCCCTCAAAAAAACCAAGGTTGGGCTTGACTGCCGCAGGCTGTATTCCCGTCCGCCGGATTTCGTTAAGAATTTGAAAATAAAATTCCCGAACCGATACAGTAGGTGTTGTTGTTTCTGTTGGATCAATGCCCATGCAAAGAATGCTGCCTGTTTTTTCTGTTTCTGCTTTCAGTTTGTCAACCCAATTCATTTCGCTCATGGTGCACCGCCGGAATGAGTCCACCCCGCTGGATTTTTTTGCCAGTCGCGAACAAGGCGTTCTTGATCGGGAG
Protein-coding regions in this window:
- a CDS encoding DNA-directed RNA polymerase subunit H; the protein is MLRKQKTPVVSVTNHVLIPEHQKLSDKDKQELFATYHITLKDLPKILPTDPAIQPLSVKPGDVVKILRKSPTAGDAIFYRGVVHA
- a CDS encoding sigma-70 family RNA polymerase sigma factor produces the protein MVSDECAALDDRVRSTKTKETIFLDGKPLSAVFGQYRDELYAYLLKQTAHRADADDILSETFVKVARFHDSYKTGTNLRAWLYKIAVRSFLNHHHQKKIEWERFTSDEDPEFHAASHPETPETIVARREIMARAQRAVGELPGDFRATAWLTFFGESHYHETGRALSLPDGTVMSRVYRARRILEQDTDLYNVLK
- the hisS gene encoding histidine--tRNA ligase, with the translated sequence MPEKLELQRARGTRDFPPEEKIMRNELIATLVRLFEQFGFSPLETPILERYDVLASKYAGGAEILKETFTLKDQGERDLCLRYDLTVPFARFFGMNPTLKLPFKRYQIGPVFRDGPIKLGRYREFWQCDVDVVGTKNMLADAELVVLAQKFFHQINFDVTIEINNRKFLDGLLAFLGLTEKNVDVLVAVDKLKKIGSADVKKELKQKGLSPTQVEQLFSLLTLPGKNSDKIAILREKITTPAAQEGLREIEELLAYVDRLGDEANVSFEPTLSRGLAYYTGPVFEVFLKDSSESDVKSSLAGGGRYDRMIGTFLGSGEYPAVGISFGIEPIVEQLKIIRAAEKEPMKKSVTQVFLIPIKTLNESLTILSTLRKEGINADIDIIGRGISKNLDYANALGIPYVLIIGAQELAQNKVKLKDMLSGTEELLGVHEVCTRLKG
- a CDS encoding nucleoside hydrolase, with the translated sequence MKKIIIDTDPGVDDALAILYAAQLGTVDIRALTTVFGNLSLEQTTRNARILSDMLGGTVPVYQGAEKQLCGELCPLVAQSQVGGFDFFQGEPTARIQGDALDALISIIQKNPYEITLVAIGPLTNVANLASESPSAFAQLKDLVIMGGAINTYGNTTAVGEFNFCCDPEAADYVMSADGPPKTLVPVNVCRQAVMTPTEVASFPATDEGNCLRQLVADYVRYYLANEGLGGGVLYDPVAVGIGIDPTYITNQQSAYVRVETRGEFTKGMSIADLRQRPTKEPNCNLVLSIDAERFKRDFYRVLLNPSQTI
- a CDS encoding amino acid racemase, whose protein sequence is MPPLFSFSKVSTKKCNIYKTIGILGGMGPEATAATYLEIIRIFQQRYGAKYDADFPEIIIVSKPIPDVVERVENEEQTMILLNEGIAQLATAGADFVIIACNTVQRFLPELRKFAAIPILSIAEEVAKSLPFKSVGLLATEATMNARIFDIELEQKNVAIIKPTQKQQTMITEIIMNILNGKKTEGDKTTLLLIIDSLKLDGAEAVILGCTDLPLLISQDDVSVPLIDTIKVNAVVAVNYCLNTQEEKP
- the pyrF gene encoding orotidine-5'-phosphate decarboxylase; translation: MSEMNWVDKLKAETEKTGSILCMGIDPTETTTPTVSVREFYFQILNEIRRTGIQPAAVKPNLGFFEGMSETHDWLRGLGILRAILDYYQDAGIPLILDAKRGDIGKTAERYAYGDFELKRADALTVNPYLGSDSIRPFAAYCAPEKGGKGVYILCRTSNPSANELQGLPVRDEETGLPASLYHSVANLIRSDWHVPGVGAVVGATSIHDLETIAQELKQFGKEIPLLIPGVGAQGGSAAEVADVLRRVGYDLRICRINSSSGIAEAWRKEHANIDFIDPIFLGSIDYAGAAVREIKKLNTEIGPIQ